A stretch of the Chelonoidis abingdonii isolate Lonesome George chromosome 11, CheloAbing_2.0, whole genome shotgun sequence genome encodes the following:
- the FEM1A gene encoding protein fem-1 homolog A: MDLRTAVYNAARDGKLKLLQKLLGSRSREELEALTAGPGGGGTPLLIAARHGHREVVEFLLDHCGARVEEGGSVSFDGETIEGAPPLWAASAAGHLEVVRCLLERGASVNQTTLTNSTPLRAACFDGHLEIVRYLVGERGADLEVANRHGHTCLMISCYKGHREIACYLLEKGADVNRRSVKGNTALHDCAESGSLEILQLLLRSKARMERDGYGMTPLLAASVTGHTNIVEYLIQGGMQNEEGDEMSGNEAEDCTARGWQQRGCATGQETHPCCPEEVQREGQKGCGATSQDEQEGPYEGCSREAAVEALELLGATFVDKKRDLLGALKYWRRAMELRHQGGQYLTKPEPRQLVLAYDYSREVSTLEELEALITDPDEMRMQALLIRERILGPSHPDTSYYIRYRGAVYADSGNFERCINLWKYALDMQQGNLEPLSPMTASSFLSFAELFSYVLQDRSKGTLATQLGFSDLMGVLSKGVREVERALLLHKDPVADSAQFTKALAIILHLVFLLEKVECTPEQEHQKRQTIYCLLKCSPRAKNGFTPLHMAVDKDTTTVGRYPVGKFPSLHVVNLLLECGADPDSRDYDNNTPLHIAALNNCPLIMSALMEAGAHMDATNAFKQTAYELLDEKLLTKSMMQPFNYITLQCLAARALDKHKIPYKGFIPEELEAFIELH; the protein is encoded by the coding sequence ATGGACCTGCGCACGGCCGTCTACAACGCGGCCCGCGACGGGAagctgaagctgctgcagaagcTGCTGGGCAGCCGGAGCCGGGAGGAGCTGGAGGCCCTGACGGCCGGGCCGGGCGGCGGGGGGACCCCGCTGCTGATCGCCGCCCGCCACGGGCACCGGGAGGTGGTGGAGTTCCTGCTGGACCACTGCGGCGCCCGGGTGGAGGAGGGCGGCTCGGTCAGCTTCGACGGCGAGACCATCGAGGGGGCCCCGCCGCTGTGGGCCGCCTCGGCCGCCGGGCACCTGGAGGTGGTGCGCTGCCTGCTGGAGCGGGGGGCCTCGGTCAACCAGACCACGCTGACCAACTCCACCCCGCTGCGGGCCGCCTGCTTCGACGGGCACCTGGAGATCGTGCGCTACCTGGTGGGCGAGCGGGGGGCCGACCTGGAGGTGGCCAACCGGCACGGGCACACCTGCCTGATGATCTCCTGCTACAAGGGGCACCGAGAGATCGCCTGCTACCTGCTGGAGAAGGGGGCGGACGTCAACCGCCGCAGCGTGAAGGGCAACACCGCCCTGCACGACTGCGCCGAGTCCGGGAGCTTGGAgatcctgcagctgctgctccgcTCCAAGGCCCGCATGGAGAGGGATGGTTATGGCATGACCCCGCTGCTGGCCGCCAGCGTCACCGGGCACACCAACATCGTGGAGTACCTCATCCAAGGAGGGATGCAAAATGAGGAGGGGGATGAGATGTCGGGGAACGAGGCTGAGGACTGCACTGCAAGGGGGTGGCAACAGAGGGGTTGTGCTACTGGCCAGGAAACGCATCCGTGCTGCCCCGAGGAAGTGCAGCGTGAGGGCCAGAAGGGATGCGGTGCCACTAGCCAGGATGAACAGGAGGGCCCTTATGAGGGCTGCAGTCGAGAGGCTGCTGTAGaagccctggagctgctgggagccaCCTTCGTGGATAAGAAGCGTGACCTGCTGGGGGCTCTCAAGTACTGGCGAAGGGCCATGGAGCTTCGGCACCAGGGGGGGCAGTACCTGACCAAGCCTGAGCCCCGACAGCTGGTGCTGGCTTATGACTACTCCCGGGAGGTGAGCACCCTGGAGGAACTAGAAGCCCTGATCACTGACCCGGATGAGATGCGCATGCAGGCGCTTCTGATCCGAGAGCGCATCCTGGGCCCCTCTCATCCGGACACCTCCTATTACATCCGTTACCGAGGGGCGGTCTATGCTGACTCAGGCAACTTTGAACGCTGTATTAACCTATGGAAGTATGCCCTGGACATGCAGCAAGGCAACCTGGAGCCTCTCAGCCCCATGACTGCCAGCAGCTTCCTTTCTTTTGCTGAGCTCTTCTCCTATGTGCTTCAGGACCGCTCCAAGGGCACCTTAGCTACTCAGCTGGGCTTCTCCGACCTCATGGGTGTGCTGAGCAAAGGGGTCCGGGAGGTAGAGCGGGCGCTTCTGCTTCACAAGGACCCAGTGGCTGACTCTGCACAGTTCACCAAGGCACTAGCCATCATCCTCCATCTGGTCTTCCTGCTGGAGAAGGTGGAATGCACCCCTGAGCAGGAGCACCAGAAGCGCCAGACTATCTACTGCCTGCTCAAGTGCAGTCCCAGGGCCAAGAACGGGTTCACACCCTTGCACATGGCTGTGGACAAGGACACCACCACAGTGGGGCGCTACCCAGTGGGCAAGTTCCCGTCGCTCCATGTTGTGAACCTGCTGCTGGAGTGTGGAGCTGACCCGGACAGCCGTGACTATGACAACAACACCCCGCTGCACATCGCTGCCCTGAACAACTGCCCACTGATCATGAGTGCCCTGATGGAGGCCGGGGCCCATATGGATGCCACCAACGCCTTCAAGCAGACAGCTTACGAGCTGCTGGATGAGAAGCTGCTTACCAAGAGTATGATGCAGCCCTTTAACTACATCACCCTCCAGTGCCTTGCTGCCCGTGCCCTGGACAAGCACAAGATCCCTTATAAGGGCTTCATCCCTGAGGAGCTGGAGGCCTTCATTGAACTTCATTAG